A single region of the Penaeus chinensis breed Huanghai No. 1 chromosome 41, ASM1920278v2, whole genome shotgun sequence genome encodes:
- the LOC125047556 gene encoding uncharacterized protein LOC125047556: protein MSCFVSQETLGDLSSLDLQRARGPQASPELVARKSHIRSFSASFYTASSYQNCRFVFVTSENFREVKSPSRQPLSTVHFTGTRGQDTSAKIQEKRNPHHTNPQPKTRTAITHNPRMNIKIITNQSAADPRVAMGRALRALTLATILITGATLLWVADYRPFPVFFPEKKGRPDPGTRTSAFFPSLSQKCFAYNATSAENMCCLMMKYISEDDIRRCILGVTSIPEVSLSPARRLITEERTQRNKEEQRGMFTEDSSSITLHNNTVNWAFIGDSHTRYLVCAILSLMKGPEFQYRISEFQGKWKNIDHFLDKLPRCQYKGEFIMIRHVLSPFTLTYYLDVYLTNLPKLVQQWEMEERPRPNFVVMNTGNHWMRYLESTYLEKGVKTAGEIFEKHLQTIAPVISRLARTATVIFKMQDDLQVAYIEKPRVKSFTVDNIREYNALYKQALKNTGVVFWDSTLPLSRAYNQECLRNPRHFRDTLWWMCKDVVHVGYILVRQYADMVLNAACGRRMSNCS from the exons ATGTCTTGCTTCGTATCTCAAGAGACTCTTGGTGACCTTTCAAGTCTTGACCTCCAGCGGGCGCGCGGTCCCCAAGCAAGCCCTGAACTT gtgGCACGGAAATCACACATTCGGTCTTTTTCCGCGAGTTTTTATACAGCTTCATCATATCAGAATTGTCGATTTGTGTTTGTAACAAGTGAAAATTTTAGGGAAGTGAAGTCACCGTCGCGGCAACCCCTCAGCACAGTGCATTTTACCGGTACGCGGGGGCAGGACAC CTCAGCCAAGATCCAGGAGAAACGCAACCCCCATCACACAAACCCACAGCCCAAAACAAGAACAGCCATAACCCACAACCCacgaatgaatataaagataatcaCCAACCAGTCTGCAGCAGATCCGAGGGTGGCCATGGGGCGAGCGCTTCGTGCGTTGACCCTCGCGACGATCCTTATTACGGGGGCGACGTTGCTCTGGGTCGCTGATTATCGTCCGTTTCCTGTCTTCTTCccggagaaaaagggaagaccgGATCCTGGGACAAGAACGAGTGCCTTTTTCCCTAGCCTGTCGCAGAAGTGTTTCGCCTACAATGCCACCAGCGCGGAAAATATGTGTTGCCTCATGATGAAGTATATTTCAGAGGACGACATACGACGGTGTATACTCGGTGTGACGAG CATACCTGAAGTATCACTTTCACCTGCTCGACGATTAATTACCGAAGAACGGACACAGAGGAacaaggaagaacagagagggaTGTTCACGGAAGACAGTTCTTCGATCACGCTTCACAATAACACTGTGAACTGGGCTTTCATAGGAGACTCCCATACGCGTTATCTGGTCTGCGCGATTTTGAGTCTCATGAAAGGTCCTGAATTTCAATATCGAATATCAGAATTCCAG GGGAAATGGAAGAATATAGATCACTTCCTGGACAAGTTGCCAAGGTGTCAGTATAAGGGCGAATTTATCATGATTCGTCACGTCCTTTCGCCCTTCACGTTAACATACTACCTAGACGTTTATTTGACGAACTTGCCAAAGCTGGTGCAGCAGTGGGAGATGGAAGAACGACCGAGGCCCAATTTCGTTGTAATGA ACACAGGAAACCACTGGATGCGGTATCTCGAATCCACCTACCTGGAGAAAGGAGTGAAAACAGCTGGGGAAATATTCGAGAAACACCTGCAGACCATCGCACCTGTAATCTCCCGTCTCGCCCGCACAGCAACTGTCATCTTCAAAATGCAAGATGATCTTCAG GTGGCTTATATCGAGAAACCGCGAGTAAAATCTTTCACCGTCGACAACATCCGAGAGTACAACGCCCTCTATAAACAAGCACTGAAGAATACCGGCGTCGTGTTCTGGGACAGCACTTTGCCTCTCTCCCGCGCATACAACCAAGAATGTCTCAGGAACCCAAGACACTTCAGAGACACCCTGTGGTGGATGTGCAAGGACGTGGTGCACGTGGGGTATATCCTGGTGCGTCAGTATGCTGACATGGTTCTCAATGCAGCTTGTGGTCGACGTATGAGCAACTGCAGCTGA